Proteins from a single region of Geothrix sp. PMB-07:
- a CDS encoding bifunctional riboflavin kinase/FAD synthetase translates to MMEVWRHDLETAPASGPFVVTLGTFDGVHAGHRELLQIASGRAKAQGQRAAVVTFDPHPTLVVSPERKPKLLMTLEQRLAAFEAEAMDLAWVIPFSRTFSELSPEAFLDRLQQTLRPVEIHVGRAFCFGRDRSGTVSTLEAWGASHNCLVRTLALRAPDGGRLSSTRIREALDAGDVAMAAAFLGHPYTLTGVVVEGDRRGRHLGFPTANLAWEQEQMPAYGVYVTEVAMPHHGGSHLGLTNVGEKPTFDGQRLTVETHLPGFEGDLYGARLHVRFLHRIRGEVKFRSVDELRAQIAQDVAEGQAWWTANRV, encoded by the coding sequence ATGATGGAAGTCTGGCGTCACGATCTTGAGACGGCTCCGGCCTCGGGCCCTTTCGTGGTCACCTTGGGCACCTTCGATGGCGTTCACGCGGGCCATCGGGAACTGCTGCAGATTGCCTCCGGGCGGGCCAAGGCCCAGGGACAGCGCGCGGCGGTGGTCACCTTTGATCCCCACCCGACCCTGGTGGTGTCCCCGGAGCGGAAGCCGAAGCTGCTCATGACCCTGGAGCAGCGGTTGGCGGCCTTTGAGGCCGAGGCCATGGACTTGGCCTGGGTGATTCCGTTCAGCCGGACCTTTTCCGAACTGAGCCCCGAAGCCTTCCTGGACCGCCTCCAGCAGACCCTCAGGCCAGTGGAGATTCACGTGGGCCGGGCCTTCTGCTTTGGCCGTGACCGCAGCGGGACCGTGAGCACCCTGGAAGCCTGGGGCGCGTCCCACAACTGCCTTGTCCGCACGCTCGCCCTGCGGGCGCCCGACGGGGGCCGTCTTTCCAGCACCCGCATCCGCGAGGCCCTGGATGCGGGGGATGTGGCCATGGCCGCCGCCTTCCTGGGGCATCCATACACCCTCACGGGCGTGGTGGTGGAGGGTGACCGCCGGGGCCGCCACCTGGGATTTCCCACGGCTAACCTGGCCTGGGAACAAGAGCAGATGCCAGCCTATGGGGTTTATGTCACGGAAGTGGCCATGCCCCATCATGGGGGCAGCCACTTGGGGCTCACGAACGTAGGAGAAAAGCCCACCTTTGATGGGCAGCGGCTCACCGTGGAAACCCACTTGCCGGGGTTTGAGGGCGACCTCTATGGTGCTCGGCTCCATGTGCGGTTTCTTCACCGCATCCGGGGCGAAGTGAAGTTCCGTTCGGTGGATGAGCTTCGGGCCCAGATTGCGCAGGATGTGGCCGAGGGCCAGGCCTGGTGGACAGCCAATCGGGTTTAG
- a CDS encoding TerC family protein: MVDALLQAAPWWAWVGFHAFVFLMLALDLGVFNRRIHAPSMREAGIWSVVWISLALIFNGLIFQAEGTQKGLEWFTGYVLEKSLSVDNLFVFVLVFRSFQVDLRHQHRVLFWGVLGALIMRAAMILAGTALLNRFEWMMYVFGGFLVYTGLKMLLVDEQEADPTQNPMVRAFRRLVPYDETGGHEHFWVVRAGKRFATPMLLVLITIEVTDLVFAVDSIPAVLAVSRDPFVVYTSNIFAILGLRSLYFLLAKMMDRFHRLKTGLAVVLAFVGVKMCVAKWFHIPVQYSLLIIAAVLAGSVVASLAWPAERDGEA, translated from the coding sequence TTGGTTGATGCCCTGCTCCAAGCCGCGCCCTGGTGGGCTTGGGTTGGATTCCATGCCTTCGTGTTTCTCATGCTGGCCCTGGACCTGGGTGTCTTCAACCGGCGGATCCACGCGCCCAGCATGCGCGAGGCCGGGATCTGGAGCGTGGTGTGGATCAGCCTGGCGCTGATTTTCAATGGCCTGATCTTCCAGGCGGAGGGCACGCAGAAGGGCCTGGAATGGTTCACGGGCTACGTGCTGGAGAAATCCCTCAGTGTCGACAACCTGTTCGTGTTTGTTCTGGTCTTCCGCAGCTTCCAAGTGGATCTCCGCCATCAGCACCGGGTGCTGTTCTGGGGTGTGCTGGGCGCGTTGATCATGCGTGCCGCCATGATCCTGGCGGGCACGGCCCTGCTGAACCGCTTCGAGTGGATGATGTACGTCTTCGGCGGTTTCCTCGTCTACACGGGCCTCAAGATGCTGCTGGTCGATGAGCAGGAGGCGGATCCGACGCAGAACCCCATGGTGCGGGCCTTCCGGCGCCTGGTGCCCTATGACGAGACGGGCGGTCACGAGCATTTCTGGGTGGTCCGGGCTGGCAAACGCTTCGCCACGCCCATGCTGCTGGTGCTCATCACCATCGAGGTGACAGATCTGGTGTTCGCCGTGGATTCCATCCCGGCGGTGCTGGCCGTGAGCCGCGATCCTTTCGTGGTCTACACGTCGAACATTTTTGCCATTCTGGGATTGAGGAGCCTCTACTTCCTGCTGGCCAAGATGATGGACCGCTTCCATCGGCTGAAGACCGGCCTGGCCGTGGTGCTGGCCTTCGTGGGCGTGAAGATGTGCGTGGCGAAATGGTTCCACATCCCGGTTCAGTACAGCCTGCTGATCATCGCCGCAGTGCTGGCGGGCAGCGTGGTGGCCAGCCTGGCCTGGCCAGCAGAGCGGGACGGAGAAGCATGA
- a CDS encoding 16S rRNA (uracil(1498)-N(3))-methyltransferase, whose amino-acid sequence MSLPRLFMDALPTAENTLVHLGPEASRHLKALRLKPGAALELVLGEEIWTADLAELDRGRATARLVSPLQEEREPPMALEACLPLPAQLSLFDEWLPPLVELGATLIQPVIYQRSEYDAAKTLARMERWSRLIQSACEQSHRSRLPELRAPIPFEQLLGWPSSQKWVAYELATGLANPDFCHESLAFTSGPEGGITPGEFAALEKAGWKPVSLGRSILRAVTAPVALLGAIQFQIGRLHSKED is encoded by the coding sequence ATGAGCCTGCCCCGCCTGTTCATGGACGCCCTGCCGACGGCTGAAAACACGCTGGTCCATCTCGGTCCCGAAGCGTCCCGCCACCTGAAGGCCCTGCGCCTGAAACCTGGGGCGGCCTTGGAACTGGTACTGGGCGAAGAAATCTGGACTGCAGACCTGGCGGAGTTGGACCGGGGTCGCGCCACAGCCAGACTCGTTTCCCCTCTGCAGGAAGAGCGCGAACCCCCCATGGCCCTGGAGGCCTGCTTGCCCCTGCCCGCCCAGCTCAGCCTTTTCGATGAGTGGCTGCCACCCCTCGTGGAACTGGGCGCCACCCTCATCCAGCCCGTCATCTACCAGCGCAGCGAGTACGACGCCGCCAAAACCCTGGCCCGCATGGAACGCTGGTCGCGTCTCATCCAATCCGCCTGTGAGCAGAGCCACCGCAGCCGCCTGCCCGAACTGCGTGCCCCCATCCCTTTCGAGCAACTGCTGGGCTGGCCGTCTTCGCAGAAGTGGGTGGCCTATGAACTCGCTACCGGATTGGCCAATCCGGACTTTTGTCACGAATCCCTGGCCTTCACCAGCGGGCCCGAGGGTGGCATCACCCCCGGTGAATTCGCGGCCCTGGAAAAAGCCGGCTGGAAACCCGTGAGCCTGGGACGAAGCATTCTTCGCGCCGTCACGGCCCCAGTGGCTCTGCTGGGGGCCATCCAGTTTCAGATCGGCCGTCTGCACTCCAAGGAAGACTGA
- a CDS encoding M28 family peptidase, giving the protein MRFLLPALAATSLMAQTANPGAQVQEGPLRAHLAFLADDLLEGRGTGQRGAELTARYLETQLQMLGLKPAQDSSYRQPVSLLGLRTQVDRSALSFQSGSACLTPKFGSEIVFGAGQAKAEQVFEAPVVFLGFGIDAPEYRWNDYKDVDLRGKILLVMVNEPAPTTDEPGLFDGPNLSAYGRWTTKFEMAAKHGAAGVLLIHTTPSATYGWSVVRPSWEAERFSLAKGPAGTGLQGWMTEETARALVKQGGQDLDALRAKAQTRDFHPVPLNLTLKGQLHSAVRIVDQFNVAGVVPGSDPALKDELVVYSAHWDHLGKGGDLALDSHPNPEPGHEKDTIYNGAVDNASGCAALLAMAQAARHTPAKRSQMFLFVCAEEQGLLGSKAYAANPLWPLAKTVADLNLDSLNFVAPTRDMGLPFSERSTLGDLGRAVAKASGLSIGPSHPDTGGGYFRSDHYSFVQAGVPALSVGGGRDYIGADLAALKAKASAYGKRYHQVTDEYDPTWDLQGMVQQAQFTFDLGQAVANAATRPAFKPVK; this is encoded by the coding sequence ATGCGTTTCCTGCTTCCAGCCCTGGCGGCCACCAGCCTGATGGCTCAAACCGCGAATCCCGGTGCCCAGGTGCAGGAAGGTCCGCTTCGGGCCCACCTGGCATTCCTCGCCGACGATCTGCTGGAAGGTCGAGGCACAGGTCAGCGCGGGGCCGAACTGACCGCGCGCTACCTGGAAACCCAGCTGCAGATGCTGGGGTTGAAACCAGCCCAGGACAGCTCCTATCGCCAGCCGGTATCCCTCCTGGGCCTGCGCACCCAGGTGGATCGCAGCGCCCTCAGCTTTCAGAGCGGAAGCGCCTGCCTCACGCCCAAGTTCGGGTCGGAAATCGTCTTCGGCGCGGGCCAGGCCAAGGCGGAACAGGTATTTGAGGCCCCCGTGGTCTTCCTGGGCTTCGGCATCGACGCCCCGGAGTACCGCTGGAACGACTACAAGGACGTGGACCTGCGGGGCAAGATCCTGCTTGTGATGGTGAATGAACCCGCCCCCACGACGGACGAACCGGGCCTTTTCGATGGTCCCAATCTCAGCGCCTACGGGCGCTGGACCACCAAGTTCGAGATGGCCGCCAAACATGGCGCCGCGGGTGTGCTGCTCATCCACACCACACCTTCGGCCACCTATGGCTGGAGCGTGGTGCGGCCCAGCTGGGAGGCGGAGCGCTTCTCGTTGGCCAAGGGCCCCGCCGGGACAGGGCTCCAAGGCTGGATGACCGAGGAGACTGCCAGGGCATTGGTCAAGCAGGGTGGCCAAGATCTGGACGCACTCCGCGCCAAGGCCCAGACCCGTGATTTCCACCCCGTGCCTCTAAATCTCACCCTCAAGGGCCAGCTTCACAGCGCTGTTCGCATCGTCGATCAGTTCAACGTGGCGGGCGTGGTGCCAGGCTCGGACCCTGCTCTCAAGGATGAGCTGGTGGTCTATAGCGCCCACTGGGATCACCTGGGCAAGGGCGGCGACCTGGCTCTGGATAGCCACCCGAATCCAGAACCCGGGCACGAGAAAGACACCATCTACAACGGCGCCGTGGACAATGCCTCCGGCTGCGCGGCCCTGTTGGCCATGGCCCAGGCGGCGCGGCACACGCCTGCGAAACGCAGCCAGATGTTCCTCTTCGTCTGCGCCGAAGAGCAGGGCCTGCTGGGCTCGAAGGCCTACGCGGCCAATCCCCTCTGGCCGCTGGCCAAGACAGTCGCCGACCTGAACCTGGATAGTCTCAACTTCGTGGCCCCCACCCGAGACATGGGCCTGCCCTTCAGCGAACGCAGCACCCTCGGCGACCTGGGTCGCGCCGTGGCCAAAGCCTCGGGCCTCAGCATCGGCCCCAGTCATCCCGATACCGGCGGCGGCTACTTCCGCTCGGATCACTACAGCTTCGTTCAGGCAGGCGTGCCCGCCCTCTCCGTGGGTGGCGGCCGCGACTACATCGGGGCCGATCTCGCGGCCCTCAAGGCCAAGGCCTCCGCCTACGGCAAGCGCTATCACCAGGTCACCGATGAGTACGATCCCACCTGGGACCTGCAGGGCATGGTGCAGCAGGCCCAGTTCACCTTTGACTTGGGCCAAGCGGTGGCCAATGCCGCCACCAGGCCAGCCTTCAAACCCGTGAAGTAG
- a CDS encoding DUF2235 domain-containing protein encodes MSKHIVFCADGTWNNPNEDENHDQTADPTNVYKLFVGLDGALSPTSLLLADEQEKTLVEDGATVQVAKYLHGVGDSRNAILRLMGGAFGAGLISRIVRGYTFISRNYQPGDRISILGFSRGAYTARALAGLIASQGVLRPGLTKDKEQAYRSGAQAWYRYRQAALSNPFSLTRLAEIVSDLPAFLSIGSLKDSDLVPVDTLQAVGVWDTVGAMGIPVYASGGARQDAFRFADTKLSPKVLNGFHAVALDERRIDFSPTLWDADTRIVQVLFPGAHADVGGGYPTVHQESGLSDGALKWMALQLGQVGLRYTAGWLDAIQPNAAGTAHQPWSHMPWTLPGVALGPRRFPSGLTVDASVLQRRGSGPVVAEPGTTASPYAPGNLPA; translated from the coding sequence ATGTCGAAGCACATCGTGTTCTGCGCGGATGGCACCTGGAACAATCCGAACGAGGACGAGAACCACGATCAGACAGCGGATCCCACCAACGTTTATAAGCTCTTCGTAGGCCTCGATGGGGCCCTCAGCCCCACCTCACTCCTCCTCGCCGATGAACAGGAAAAGACCCTGGTGGAAGACGGCGCCACCGTGCAGGTGGCCAAGTACCTCCACGGCGTGGGTGATTCCCGCAACGCCATCCTGCGCCTCATGGGCGGCGCCTTTGGTGCAGGCCTCATCTCCCGCATTGTCCGCGGCTACACCTTCATCTCCCGGAACTACCAGCCGGGCGACCGGATCAGCATCCTGGGCTTCAGCCGCGGCGCGTACACCGCCCGGGCCTTGGCGGGCCTCATCGCCTCGCAGGGCGTGCTGCGCCCCGGCCTCACCAAGGATAAGGAACAGGCCTATCGCTCCGGTGCCCAGGCCTGGTACCGCTACCGGCAGGCGGCCCTTAGCAACCCCTTCAGCCTGACCCGACTGGCCGAGATCGTGTCGGATCTCCCGGCCTTCCTTTCCATCGGGTCCCTCAAGGACAGCGACCTCGTGCCCGTGGATACCCTGCAGGCCGTGGGTGTGTGGGATACGGTGGGCGCCATGGGCATCCCCGTCTATGCCTCCGGCGGCGCGCGGCAGGATGCCTTCCGCTTCGCCGACACCAAGCTCAGCCCGAAAGTGCTCAATGGCTTCCATGCCGTGGCTCTGGATGAGCGCCGCATCGACTTCTCGCCCACCCTTTGGGATGCGGACACCCGCATCGTTCAGGTGCTATTTCCAGGGGCTCATGCAGATGTGGGCGGCGGTTATCCCACCGTCCATCAGGAAAGCGGCCTGTCGGATGGAGCCCTGAAGTGGATGGCCCTGCAGCTGGGGCAGGTGGGGCTGCGCTACACGGCCGGATGGCTGGATGCCATCCAGCCCAATGCGGCCGGTACCGCTCACCAGCCCTGGAGCCACATGCCCTGGACCTTGCCCGGCGTGGCATTGGGCCCTCGCCGTTTCCCCAGCGGACTGACTGTGGACGCCTCCGTCCTTCAGCGGCGCGGTTCTGGGCCGGTGGTGGCCGAACCCGGGACGACCGCCTCGCCTTATGCGCCGGGCAACCTTCCCGCCTAA
- a CDS encoding MurR/RpiR family transcriptional regulator, giving the protein MTLSLLSRIQTLLSDLPPSERRVAELVLNKPVEVISAPITQIAIWCEVSQPTVIRFCRRLQCAGLPDFKLKLAGDLGAGIPFVHASLSPGDGLGQLIGKVFDHAVAGLTQGRQALSPDTLEQAVEALDRASRIECYGLGNSGVTAQDAQMKLFRLGTPTIACTDTHMQRVAAVLLPADAVVLIISNSGRIKSLLEVATLARRSGAKVIALTRTDSPLAALADIVLPADVQENPEVYAPMVSRLVHLAIIDVLTVALALRKGPAALTRMEAAKASLQPTREVT; this is encoded by the coding sequence ATGACGCTCTCCCTCCTTTCCCGCATCCAGACCCTGCTTTCCGACTTGCCGCCCTCGGAGCGGCGGGTCGCCGAGTTGGTGTTGAACAAGCCGGTGGAGGTGATCTCCGCGCCCATTACGCAAATCGCCATCTGGTGCGAGGTGAGCCAGCCCACGGTGATCCGTTTCTGCCGGCGCCTGCAATGCGCGGGGCTGCCCGACTTCAAGCTCAAGCTGGCAGGGGATCTGGGAGCGGGCATTCCCTTTGTCCATGCCAGCCTGTCCCCCGGTGATGGCCTCGGCCAACTCATCGGAAAGGTTTTCGATCACGCGGTGGCCGGATTGACTCAGGGGCGCCAAGCCCTTTCACCGGACACGCTGGAACAGGCGGTGGAGGCGCTCGACCGGGCCAGTCGCATCGAATGCTATGGGCTGGGGAATTCCGGTGTGACCGCCCAGGATGCCCAGATGAAGCTCTTCCGACTGGGCACGCCCACCATCGCCTGCACCGACACCCACATGCAGCGCGTGGCCGCGGTGCTGCTGCCCGCGGATGCCGTGGTTCTGATCATTTCCAATTCCGGCCGCATCAAGTCCCTGCTCGAAGTGGCCACTCTGGCCCGGCGCTCCGGCGCCAAGGTCATTGCCCTCACGCGCACCGATTCGCCCCTGGCGGCCCTCGCCGACATCGTCCTGCCCGCGGATGTCCAGGAGAACCCCGAGGTCTATGCGCCGATGGTGTCGCGTCTGGTGCATCTGGCCATCATCGACGTGCTCACCGTGGCCCTGGCCCTGCGCAAAGGACCGGCTGCGCTCACCCGCATGGAGGCGGCGAAGGCATCGCTCCAGCCCACCCGTGAGGTGACCTAA
- the pgl gene encoding 6-phosphogluconolactonase, whose translation MPSLRECSNGATLVAAVAQHVARRLKEDLAQGGQAVLVVSGGRSPVPLLQALSTQALTWERVVVTLTDERWVAPDQTDSNEALVRRHLLQGRAAIARFVPLWTGDDTPEAAVPAVCTSLGALAHPFSQVILGMGEDGHMASLFPGSSELGSGLTTEAAALAVHPPHAAHARLSLSLRALLDARDVVLMIAGEEKRLVLERALGEGRVEDLPVRAILRQTAVPVSVFWAP comes from the coding sequence GTGCCAAGCCTCCGGGAATGCTCCAACGGCGCAACGCTTGTGGCAGCGGTGGCGCAGCACGTGGCGCGGCGCTTGAAAGAGGATCTGGCCCAAGGGGGACAGGCGGTGCTGGTGGTGTCAGGGGGGCGAAGCCCCGTGCCATTGTTGCAGGCGCTGTCGACGCAGGCCCTGACCTGGGAGCGCGTGGTGGTGACGCTCACCGATGAGCGCTGGGTGGCGCCCGATCAGACCGACAGCAACGAGGCCCTGGTGCGCAGGCATCTGCTGCAGGGCCGGGCGGCTATTGCCCGCTTTGTGCCCCTCTGGACCGGTGATGACACGCCAGAAGCCGCCGTGCCTGCGGTCTGCACGTCCCTCGGGGCCCTCGCGCATCCCTTCAGCCAGGTGATTCTGGGCATGGGTGAGGATGGCCACATGGCCTCGCTGTTTCCCGGTTCATCCGAATTGGGCTCGGGGCTGACCACCGAAGCTGCCGCCCTGGCCGTGCATCCACCGCATGCGGCGCATGCCCGACTGAGCCTGTCCCTGCGGGCGCTTCTGGACGCCCGTGATGTGGTGCTGATGATCGCGGGTGAGGAGAAACGCCTGGTTCTGGAGCGGGCCCTTGGCGAGGGACGCGTGGAGGATCTGCCGGTACGGGCCATCCTGCGGCAGACAGCGGTGCCGGTTTCGGTATTCTGGGCGCCGTGA
- the zwf gene encoding glucose-6-phosphate dehydrogenase, with product MKSLPDFDMVLFGGTGDLAMRKLLPALYQQVKTGRVNPASRILAAARREMSKAEFLALAEATCRPFLGEAYDAETWNAFAARVDYFPMDVRKPESYGPLAAALGVHPERIRVFYYSTAPEFFATMSANLGAAGLISTRSRVVVEKPLGHDLDSSRTINDAIGEHFAERQIFRIDHYLGKEPVQNLLALRFGNVLFEPLWRREWVQDVQITVAEQLGMEGRGDFYDRTGALRDMLQNHLLQLLCIVAMEPPTGSDPDAVRDEKLKVLRSLKPFTAADVATKTVRGQYQAGAAAGMPVAAYVEESGVDADSRTETFVAVKAEIDTWRWAGVPFFLRTGKRMPDKLAEIVINFRPVPHPIFGESAHGGRANRLIIRMQPDESMRLYLVAKQPGEAMALQPVNLNLDFAESFRDRRLEAYERLLMDAIRGKLTLFVRRDEQEAAWRWVEPILDQWEASEDRPRNYTAGSWGPAASSALLSRDGLAWNEEY from the coding sequence ATGAAAAGCCTGCCCGATTTCGACATGGTGCTGTTTGGAGGCACTGGCGATTTGGCCATGCGCAAGCTGCTTCCCGCTTTGTACCAGCAGGTGAAGACAGGCCGGGTGAACCCGGCTTCGCGCATCCTCGCGGCAGCCCGCAGGGAAATGTCCAAGGCGGAGTTCCTGGCGCTGGCTGAGGCCACCTGTCGGCCCTTCCTGGGCGAGGCCTACGATGCCGAAACCTGGAATGCCTTTGCCGCGCGGGTGGACTACTTCCCCATGGATGTGCGGAAACCCGAATCCTACGGGCCCCTCGCCGCAGCCTTGGGTGTGCATCCAGAGCGCATCCGGGTCTTCTACTACTCCACGGCACCGGAATTTTTCGCCACCATGTCGGCCAACCTTGGCGCCGCGGGTCTCATCTCCACGCGCTCGCGGGTGGTGGTGGAAAAACCCCTTGGTCACGACCTCGATTCCTCCAGGACCATCAACGACGCCATCGGCGAACACTTTGCCGAGCGGCAGATCTTCCGCATCGATCACTACCTGGGCAAGGAGCCTGTGCAGAACCTGTTGGCCCTGCGTTTCGGCAACGTGCTGTTCGAGCCTCTGTGGCGCCGGGAGTGGGTGCAGGACGTGCAGATCACGGTGGCTGAACAGCTCGGCATGGAAGGCCGGGGCGATTTCTACGACCGTACCGGAGCCTTGCGCGACATGCTGCAGAACCACCTGCTGCAGCTGCTCTGCATCGTGGCAATGGAGCCGCCCACGGGGAGCGATCCCGATGCGGTGCGCGACGAAAAACTGAAAGTGCTGCGCTCCCTCAAGCCCTTCACCGCGGCCGACGTCGCCACCAAAACCGTGCGGGGCCAGTACCAGGCCGGGGCCGCGGCGGGCATGCCGGTGGCAGCTTACGTGGAGGAGTCCGGTGTGGACGCGGACAGCCGCACGGAAACCTTTGTGGCCGTGAAGGCGGAGATCGACACCTGGCGCTGGGCAGGGGTGCCGTTCTTTCTGCGCACGGGCAAGCGCATGCCCGACAAGCTGGCGGAGATCGTCATCAACTTCCGTCCCGTTCCGCATCCCATCTTCGGTGAGTCTGCCCATGGGGGCCGCGCCAACCGACTGATCATCCGCATGCAGCCCGACGAGAGCATGCGGCTCTACCTGGTGGCCAAGCAGCCGGGTGAGGCCATGGCATTGCAGCCCGTGAACCTCAACCTGGATTTCGCCGAATCCTTCCGGGATCGCCGCCTGGAAGCCTACGAGCGGCTGCTGATGGATGCCATCCGCGGCAAGCTCACGCTCTTTGTGCGGCGGGACGAGCAGGAGGCCGCCTGGCGCTGGGTGGAGCCCATCCTCGACCAGTGGGAGGCCAGCGAGGATCGGCCGAGAAACTACACCGCCGGCAGCTGGGGGCCGGCAGCCTCCAGCGCGCTGCTCTCACGGGATGGGCTCGCCTGGAACGAGGAGTACTAG
- the edd gene encoding phosphogluconate dehydratase — protein MALNPHVAALTDRIRQRSHVSRNAYLAQIREAASATPHRCLVSCANLAHSFAASGADKAALREGRQPNIGIVTAYNDMLSAHQPLEAYPAWIRQAARAAGATAQVAGGVPAMCDGITQGQPGMELSLFSRDVIAMSTAVALSHSVFDAALCLGVCDKIVPGLLIGALQFGHLPVLFVPGGPMVTGISNEEKARVRQRAAAGEADRAELLESEAKAYSAPGTCTFYGTANSNQMLMEIMGLHLPGTAFVPAGSPLREALTRRSAARAVELVAGGSEYTPLGLVIDERAIVNGMVGLLATGGSTNHTLHLVAIARAAGIHIDWSDFDTLSAQVPLLARVYPNGEADVNAFHKAGGMGFLIRELLNAGLLHDDVLTVAGPGLRPYTQAPELEPKTKALVWREAPAQSRDEEILRPFLRPFSHNGGLRLLTGNLGRSVIKVSSVKPEYRHILAQARVFDSQEALQAAYQAGSLNRNVVVVVRFQGPRANGMPELHQLTPPLANLLDRGYRVALITDGRMSGASGKVPAAIHASPEALAGGPLAKIQDGDLIELDAERGTLEVRVDPAEWALRPLAQPPSTGHDRGLGRELFGLFRAHATTAEAGATSFGPSFDRTLP, from the coding sequence ATGGCTTTGAATCCCCATGTGGCAGCCCTGACTGATCGCATCCGGCAGCGCAGCCACGTCAGCCGGAACGCCTACCTGGCGCAGATCCGGGAGGCCGCTTCCGCCACACCTCACCGCTGCCTGGTCTCCTGCGCGAACCTGGCGCACAGCTTCGCGGCCTCGGGGGCGGACAAGGCGGCCCTTCGTGAAGGCCGCCAGCCCAACATCGGAATCGTGACCGCCTACAACGACATGCTCTCCGCCCACCAGCCGCTGGAGGCCTATCCCGCCTGGATCCGTCAGGCGGCCCGTGCCGCGGGCGCCACGGCCCAGGTGGCCGGGGGCGTGCCCGCCATGTGCGATGGCATCACCCAGGGCCAGCCCGGCATGGAGCTGTCGCTCTTCTCCCGTGATGTGATCGCCATGAGCACGGCGGTGGCCCTTTCCCACAGCGTCTTCGACGCGGCGCTCTGCCTCGGGGTGTGCGACAAGATCGTCCCCGGCCTGCTCATCGGGGCCCTTCAGTTCGGCCATTTGCCAGTGCTCTTCGTGCCCGGCGGGCCCATGGTGACGGGCATCTCCAACGAGGAGAAGGCCCGCGTGCGCCAGCGCGCCGCCGCCGGTGAAGCGGACCGCGCGGAGCTGCTGGAGTCGGAGGCCAAGGCCTATTCGGCGCCTGGCACTTGTACCTTCTACGGCACCGCCAACAGCAACCAGATGCTCATGGAAATCATGGGCCTGCACCTGCCCGGCACCGCCTTCGTGCCCGCGGGCAGCCCTCTCCGTGAGGCCCTCACGCGCCGCTCGGCGGCCCGCGCCGTGGAGCTGGTCGCAGGTGGCTCCGAATACACGCCGCTGGGCCTGGTCATCGATGAGCGGGCCATCGTGAACGGCATGGTGGGCCTGCTGGCGACCGGTGGCTCCACCAACCACACCCTGCACCTGGTGGCCATCGCCCGAGCTGCGGGCATCCACATCGACTGGAGCGATTTCGACACGCTCTCGGCCCAGGTGCCCCTGCTGGCCAGGGTGTACCCCAATGGCGAAGCCGATGTGAATGCCTTCCACAAGGCGGGCGGCATGGGCTTCCTCATCCGCGAACTGCTCAACGCCGGTCTCCTCCATGACGACGTCCTCACGGTTGCCGGGCCGGGCCTGCGCCCCTACACCCAGGCGCCGGAGCTGGAACCCAAGACCAAGGCCCTGGTGTGGCGCGAAGCCCCCGCCCAGAGCCGCGACGAGGAGATCCTGCGGCCCTTCCTGCGGCCTTTCTCCCACAACGGGGGCCTGCGCCTGCTCACAGGCAACCTGGGTCGCTCGGTCATCAAGGTCTCATCGGTGAAGCCCGAGTACCGCCACATCCTGGCCCAGGCCCGGGTCTTCGACAGCCAGGAGGCCCTGCAAGCCGCCTACCAGGCGGGCAGCCTGAACCGGAACGTGGTGGTGGTGGTGCGTTTCCAGGGGCCCCGCGCCAACGGCATGCCTGAGCTGCACCAGCTCACGCCCCCCCTGGCGAACCTGCTGGACCGCGGCTACCGCGTGGCACTGATCACAGACGGCCGCATGTCCGGCGCCTCCGGCAAGGTGCCCGCCGCCATCCATGCCTCGCCCGAGGCCTTGGCGGGTGGGCCTCTGGCCAAGATCCAAGATGGCGATCTCATCGAACTGGATGCAGAGCGGGGCACCCTGGAAGTGCGGGTCGATCCCGCCGAATGGGCCCTGCGCCCCCTGGCGCAACCGCCCAGCACCGGCCATGATCGGGGCCTGGGCCGGGAGCTCTTCGGGCTTTTCCGGGCCCACGCCACCACCGCCGAAGCCGGAGCCACCTCCTTCGGGCCCAGCTTTGATCGGACGCTGCCATGA